Part of the Panicum virgatum strain AP13 chromosome 4N, P.virgatum_v5, whole genome shotgun sequence genome is shown below.
TGCAGGTCGGCGGGGATGCCTTGATTCGTTTGACAAGTGCTGGAATGTATGTTGACGTGGAAGCCGGAATAATCTTTCTCAGGAAGGCAGGCCTCTCGCCTCAAGGCGGCCGGGCACGTGTCGCTACGTGTCACTCATCGTCgagctcggcctcggccacgtgGCCCCCAGTCAACGGGTGTCGCAGCTGCCTCTTTTTTCCTGTTTAAATAGGGCTCGTCGTCCCTGTCCATCCGCAGGTGCAACTGCAAGCTTTAAGGTAGTGGGTGGTCGGCCGGAGAGAGATCAATAAGATCAAGAGGAGGCGATAGAAGAAGAAGGAATATAATTGAAGAAGGAAGATGCAGGCGGTGAAGGAGAAGGTGAAGGACACGGTGAGCGCGGCGAAGGCCAAGGCCAAGGAGAAGCAGGCCAAGGCGGAGGAGAAGGCCGaggtggcgacggcgaggtcccgggcggaggaggagctggcgcacGAGCGCGGCAAGGCCAGGGTGGCGGCCGCCAAGATGGAGCTGCACCAGGAGAAGGCCCTCCACCGCGAGGAGGCCATCCAGCACAGGCTCCGCAAGCACCACGGCGTCGGTCATCATCATGGCATGCCCGGAACTACTACTACTGCTCCGGCTGCCGGGACGAcggcggccaccaccaccgtgccgccgccggctggggcGCCGCTGCACCACCACCCGGCTCCGGCCAAGCACTACTACTAACTGTAGCTGCTACTAGTCAGCAATAATTCGCTTACTAGCGtttcgtttttttttaaaaaaaaataaaccacTGTTAGTCTGTTGGTGTGTGCGCGTGAGTAGTGATGATCATCTGGTGATGTGCAGTAGCTAGTGTTGCTTTCCTTGGCTGCTTAGTGATGTGGAGATCCACCAGCTTCATCTGTCATGAACATGATGCATTCACCATGCATCATCAGAAACTGCATACAGAGAGAGATGCTTGCTTGTATTATACTAGTATGAATAATTCCTCAAAAAGCTAAAGCTGCCTgtgattcttcttcttcttttttttagatgAGAGGAGCTGTGCCTGTGATTATGCGAGAGCAAACTAACTAGTATTCAAGTTGTCCGCTGTGGGCCGTGCTGAATCAAGCAAGCCAGGCCAGAACAGAACATCGCGCACGGGCCCCGACGAACGGCCCAAGCCCAACCCAAAACGCCTCGAGCTTCCCGAGCTGCCTCTCATCCAGtcaaccgccgccaccgcgagcctcggccgccgcccgccgggagCAGGACCACCACCAGCATCGACCGCTTCGGCATCCA
Proteins encoded:
- the LOC120668689 gene encoding late embryogenesis abundant protein 6-like, yielding MQAVKEKVKDTVSAAKAKAKEKQAKAEEKAEVATARSRAEEELAHERGKARVAAAKMELHQEKALHREEAIQHRLRKHHGVGHHHGMPGTTTTAPAAGTTAATTTVPPPAGAPLHHHPAPAKHYY